One genomic segment of Vulpes vulpes isolate BD-2025 chromosome 2, VulVul3, whole genome shotgun sequence includes these proteins:
- the LOC112927879 gene encoding hypoxanthine-guanine phosphoribosyltransferase, with translation MASRSPSIVISDDEPGYDLDLFCIPNHYAQDLEKVFIPHGLIMDRTERLARDVMKEMGSHHIVALCVLKGGYTFFADLLDYIKALNRNSDRSIPMTVDFIRLKSNCSDQSTGDIKVIGGDDLSTLTEKNVLIVEDLIDTGKTMQTLLSLVEQYNPKMVKVASLLVKRTPRSTGYRPDFVGFEIPDKFVVGYALDYNEYFRDLNHVCVISETGKAKYKA, from the coding sequence ATGGCAAGCCGAAGCCCCAGCATTGTGATTAGTGATGATGAACCAGGTTATGACCTAGATTTGTTTTGTATACCTAATCATTATGCTCAGGATTTGGAAAAGGTGTTTATTCCTCATGGATTAATTATGGACAGGACAGAACGGCTTGCACGAGATGTGATGAAGGAGATGGGAAGCCATCACATTGTAGCCCTATGTGTGCTCAAGGGGGGCTATACATTCTTTGCTGACCTGCTGGATTACATTAAAGCACTGAACAGAAATAGTGATAGGTCCATTCCTATGACTGTGGACTTCATTAGACTGAAAAGCAACTGTAGTGACCAGTCAACAGGGGACATAAAAGTAATTGGTGGAGATGACCTCTCAACTTTAACTGAAAAGAATGTCTTGATTGTTGAAGATCTCATTGACACAGGCAAAACAATGCAAACCTTGCTTTCCTTGGTCGAGCAGTATAATCCAAAAATGGTCAAGGTTGCAAGCTTGCTGGTGAAAAGGACTCCTCGAAGTACTGGTTATAGACCAGACTTTGTTGGATTTGAAATTCCAGACAAGTTTGTTGTAGGATATGCCCTTGactataatgaatattttagagATTTGAATCATGTTTGTGTCATTAGTGAAActggaaaagcaaaatacaaagcCTAA